Proteins encoded together in one Hevea brasiliensis isolate MT/VB/25A 57/8 chromosome 16, ASM3005281v1, whole genome shotgun sequence window:
- the LOC110672565 gene encoding egg cell-secreted protein 1.1-like has translation MANIFKLFFFLVLLTSSMEFLAKAQTFSTNSNLLARLKLDDESSSCWDSLIQLQACSGEIILFFLNGETYLGHSCCEAIRIITKQCWPSMIDTLGFTTEEADILEGYCDRADGLPPPPTLWLSKAIARKAIVP, from the coding sequence ATGGCTAATATTTTCaagcttttcttctttcttgttctCTTGACATCTAGCATGGAATTCTTGGCTAAAGCACAAACCTTCAGCACAAACTCAAATCTCTTGGCTCGATTGAAGTTAGATGATGAATCATCAAGTTGCTGGGATTCTTTAATTCAACTTCAAGCATGCAGTGGAGAGATTATTCTGTTTTTTCTTAATGGTGAAACATATTTAGGCCACAGTTGTTGTGAAGCTATTCGTATCATTACAAAGCAATGTTGGCCTTCCATGATTGATACGTTAGGTTTTACTACGGAGGAAGCCGACATACTTGAAGGGTATTGTGATAGAGCAGATGGTTTACCACCACCGCCAACCTTGTGGCTCAGTAAGGCTATTGCTAGAAAAGCTATAGTTCCTTGA
- the LOC110672578 gene encoding pentatricopeptide repeat-containing protein At2g17670-like — protein MGKIPLSLRSAVATPAITKKKSLIHAVPPSPSEKSHCFTKKKPSQIPQKANVLASTGTQQQRPLFKSPELDDAKKLFNSFISTSRVPLDLRFHNSFLQSYASISTIDNSISLLNHMVKTLPSFIPDRSTYHILLSQSCRTTAPSLSPVHQTLNLMVNNGFKPNQVTVDIAARSLCSVGREDDAVELVKELSLKHSKPDTFTYNFLVKCLCKCRALSNVYNFIDEMRSSFDITPDLVTYTILIDNVCNSKNLREATRLVGVLKECGFKPDCFVYNTIMKGYCMLSRGSEAIEVYNKMKEEGVEPDLVTYNTLIFGLSKSGRVSEARKYLKIMVESGHFPDAVTYTSLMNGMCRKGNALGALALLAEMKEKGCSPNSCTYNTLLHGLCKGRLLDKGIKLYLVMKEGDMKLETASYATFVRALCREGKVAEAYEVFDYAVESKSLSDVSAYTTLESTLKWLKKAKEQGLAV, from the coding sequence ATGGGAAAAATCCCACTTTCATTACGTTCAGCAGTGGCAACGCCAGCAATAACCAAGAAGAAATCACTAATTCACGCAGTGCCTCCATCTCCATCTGAGAAATCTCATTGCTTCACCAAGAAAAAACCATCCCAAATTCCCCAGAAAGCCAATGTTCTAGCCTCCACTGGAACCCAACAACAAAGGCCCCTCTTCAAGTCTCCGGAACTCGATGACGCCAAGAAACTCTTCAATTCATTCATTTCCACCTCCCGGGTTCCTCTCGATCTCCGCTTCCACAATTCTTTTCTCCAATCCTACGCCTCAATTTCCACCATTGATAACTCCATCTCTCTCCTCAACCACATGGTCAAAACTCTCCCTTCCTTCATCCCTGACCGATCCACTTACCATATTTTGCTCTCCCAGTCCTGCAGAACAACTGCTCCCTCCCTTTCCCCTGTTCACCAGACTCTCAATCTTATGGTCAATAATGGGTTTAAGCCCAATCAAGTTACTGTTGATATTGCAGCACGCTCTCTGTGCTCTGTTGGTCGAGAAGATGACGCTGTTGAATTGGTAAAAGAATTATCCTTAAAGCACTCCAAGCCTGATACTTTCACCTATAATTTTCTTGTTAAGTGCTTGTGCAAGTGTAGGGCATTGAGTAATGTTTATAATTTTATCGATGAAATGAGGTCTTCATTTGATATAACGCCTGATCTTGTTACTTATACTATTTTAATTGATAATGTTTGTAATTCTAAAAATCTCCGTGAGGCTACAAGATTGGTCGGTGTATTAAAAGAGTGTGGATTTAAGCCCGATTGCTTTGTGTATAATACAATTATGAAGGGTTACTGTATGTTGAGTAGAGGAAGTGAGGCCATTGAGGTTTATAACAAAATGAAGGAAGAAGGAGTGGAGCCTGATCTTGTTACATATAATACTTTGATTTTTGGGTTATCAAAATCTGGAAGAGTGAGTGAAGCTAGAAAGTACCTGAAAATCATGGTTGAATCAGGTCATTTTCCTGATGCAGTTACTTACACTTCGTTGATGAATGGCATGTGTAGAAAAGGGAATGCATTGGGTGCATTGGCATTGCTAGCGGAGATGAAAGAAAAAGGCTGCAGTCCAAACTCGTGCACTTATAATACATTGCTTCATGGGTTATGCAAGGGGAGATTGTTGGATAAAGGCATCAAGTTGTATCTAGTGATGAAGGAAGGTGACATGAAGCTTGAGACAGCTTCATATGCTACATTTGTAAGGGCCCTTTGCAGGGAAGGTAAGGTTGCAGAGGCTTATGAGGTGTTTGATTATGCCGTAGAGAGTAAGAGTTTAAGTGATGTTTCTGCTTATACAACATTAGAGAGTACACTGAAGTGGCTAAAGAAAGCCAAAGAGCAAGGTCTAGCTGTTTAA